One window of the Rhodothermia bacterium genome contains the following:
- a CDS encoding LamG domain-containing protein: protein MVFTRWYIFTRWYIGLLLVFTPVVLKSQSNLPPSLSKGLVMHFSFSEKNREGVQVRSDNDPNLTGTLQGSAQLTRRTLFGDALAIGGHKHPGRLIIPYSPKLALKPPFTLSFWVQLSHFERQDVFTPNKGGINAVYAHAEHGRGFWTRLDGLGRDFRFIASNDTKVNVEPTSSFELFMPYLKPNIAFHYVVRVAPVEDKKTHFQVFVNGLPREQIPNIFTSEGPNNFVDYNLPVSIGAFGEKMDWSLLGAIDEVRLYNRAISNEEVLFLANRHESQGVPPFAEVWKPEALYWGVFFGILGMGSIGGWWYVRKKRRIEESHQYKLNGQARSHDEEVQRVNMTHEMDLQKQKVAAVEEVTALKTSLKQIEKQCEDQQIEVSRLREENFRLRGLVLNLQGTPLTPEGWEEWVFDKIKLVPFAEEPPVLVPDINTQPIDYLFYYVDQEFKEILNHEQRGQMPRKREHWVGVTKRSIDQWKNILKNTKDKRVEGIAALNNLVVQIIYGCTFRYFVYCETLPDKKLLSRLLGVASSYVDTDLQALYELFKVPNSQELYKTCNQKHVMSVSVKHKNQVSN, encoded by the coding sequence ATGGTATTTACACGCTGGTACATATTTACACGTTGGTACATTGGTCTATTGCTTGTCTTTACACCTGTTGTCCTAAAATCTCAATCCAATTTACCTCCAAGTTTATCCAAAGGCTTGGTGATGCACTTTTCCTTCTCGGAAAAAAACAGAGAAGGAGTGCAAGTCCGTTCGGATAATGATCCCAATCTTACGGGCACACTGCAAGGCTCCGCCCAACTTACAAGAAGAACCTTATTTGGTGATGCTTTGGCGATAGGAGGCCATAAACATCCCGGCAGGCTAATCATTCCTTATAGCCCTAAACTGGCTCTTAAGCCACCCTTTACCCTCAGTTTTTGGGTTCAACTAAGCCACTTTGAACGACAAGACGTTTTTACTCCCAATAAAGGCGGCATCAACGCGGTTTATGCTCATGCTGAGCATGGACGTGGTTTTTGGACACGATTGGATGGATTGGGGCGCGACTTTCGGTTTATTGCCTCGAATGATACCAAGGTAAACGTAGAACCAACGTCCAGCTTTGAATTGTTTATGCCTTATCTCAAACCGAACATCGCGTTTCATTATGTGGTTCGGGTTGCACCTGTTGAAGACAAGAAAACTCACTTCCAAGTATTTGTGAATGGCCTACCACGAGAACAAATCCCCAATATTTTCACCTCCGAAGGTCCCAATAATTTCGTGGATTACAACCTACCCGTCTCCATTGGAGCCTTCGGTGAAAAAATGGACTGGTCTCTTTTAGGAGCGATTGATGAAGTGCGGCTATACAATCGAGCAATAAGTAATGAGGAGGTTTTGTTCTTGGCAAACCGCCACGAAAGTCAAGGTGTCCCACCCTTTGCAGAGGTGTGGAAGCCAGAGGCCCTTTACTGGGGCGTCTTTTTTGGCATATTGGGTATGGGGAGTATCGGTGGGTGGTGGTATGTCCGGAAGAAACGCCGGATTGAAGAAAGCCATCAATACAAATTAAATGGCCAAGCGAGGTCGCACGATGAAGAAGTACAGCGAGTGAACATGACGCACGAAATGGACCTCCAAAAACAAAAAGTCGCTGCAGTGGAGGAAGTAACGGCCCTAAAAACCAGTTTAAAACAGATAGAAAAACAATGTGAGGATCAACAAATAGAGGTTAGTCGGCTTAGAGAAGAAAACTTCCGGTTACGGGGACTGGTTCTTAATTTACAAGGAACACCGCTCACGCCAGAGGGTTGGGAAGAATGGGTATTTGACAAAATAAAACTCGTGCCTTTTGCCGAAGAACCGCCTGTTCTCGTACCAGATATAAATACACAGCCAATTGATTACCTCTTCTATTACGTAGATCAGGAGTTCAAAGAAATTCTTAACCATGAACAACGCGGACAGATGCCCCGAAAACGGGAGCACTGGGTGGGGGTCACAAAGCGTTCCATTGATCAATGGAAAAACATCCTGAAGAACACAAAGGATAAGCGTGTCGAAGGCATTGCAGCACTTAATAACCTCGTCGTTCAGATTATTTATGGCTGTACTTTTCGGTACTTTGTTTACTGCGAAACCCTGCCGGACAAAAAGTTATTATCGCGGCTTCTGGGGGTTGCTTCTTCTTATGTTGACACAGACTTACAAGCTTTGTACGAGCTGTTTAAAGTCCCTAATTCCCAAGAACTATATAAAACCTGCAACCAAAAGCATGTGATGAGCGTGTCCGTCAAGCATAAAAACCAAGTATCAAACTGA
- a CDS encoding DUF1801 domain-containing protein: MWENLNDSATSWILAQPARLQPVLHRLHDLVLAAHSGIVVKMRWGMPFYDHHRMMCYLSVSKKGEAELGFCQAREISEAQHYLEQRGRAQVWSFFCSPSEALPEEAIMEMLQKAIEVNTFHAHLKPTSSRKRKA; encoded by the coding sequence ATGTGGGAAAACCTTAATGACTCGGCTACGTCTTGGATTTTAGCACAACCTGCACGTCTTCAGCCGGTTTTACACCGCCTTCATGATCTTGTTTTAGCAGCACACAGCGGGATTGTCGTGAAAATGCGTTGGGGTATGCCTTTCTATGACCATCATCGCATGATGTGCTACCTCTCGGTCTCTAAAAAAGGAGAAGCCGAGTTGGGATTTTGTCAGGCACGGGAAATCTCGGAAGCGCAACACTATTTGGAACAACGAGGCCGCGCCCAAGTCTGGAGCTTTTTCTGCTCTCCTTCCGAGGCATTGCCCGAAGAAGCCATAATGGAAATGCTCCAAAAAGCCATTGAGGTTAATACGTTTCACGCACACCTAAAACCGACTTCTTCACGCAAACGGAAGGCGTAA
- a CDS encoding peptidylprolyl isomerase, whose translation MLKIYSMLDDKWICRFRTILWPSTAIFLLGFLGMACGEGQRSLPETPQHTGEPQGVEKALPDTTEVDPYRYAEIGTPLGNIVIRLYNETVKHRDNFIKLTESGFYDGLYFHRVMRGLMIQGGDPNTKNVNPADDGLGGPGYVIDSEILPYSYHKRGEVCAIQSVEVPGKSSGSQFYIVQGGDAIPEIILNDQEQQVREQTGIKTFHYSQEARQHYLREGGAPWLDLQYTCFGEVVSGLDALDRLAHLETPRTTNEILNEPSLLDRPKQIQKAKMTIKMLEQPPKLPQRTNKKARPN comes from the coding sequence ATGCTTAAAATTTACAGTATGTTGGACGATAAATGGATTTGCCGTTTTAGAACAATTTTATGGCCAAGTACAGCCATTTTCTTGCTTGGTTTTTTGGGGATGGCTTGTGGCGAGGGGCAAAGGTCGTTACCAGAAACCCCACAGCATACGGGGGAACCACAAGGGGTAGAAAAAGCCCTGCCCGATACCACCGAAGTAGATCCATATCGGTATGCGGAGATCGGTACACCACTTGGCAATATCGTAATTCGGCTGTATAACGAAACCGTAAAACACCGTGATAACTTTATCAAACTAACCGAATCGGGTTTTTACGATGGACTATACTTCCACCGTGTGATGCGTGGGTTGATGATTCAAGGCGGGGATCCCAACACCAAAAACGTAAATCCTGCCGATGATGGGCTTGGAGGGCCGGGTTACGTGATAGACTCCGAAATTTTACCGTATTCCTATCACAAGCGTGGCGAGGTCTGTGCTATCCAGTCGGTAGAAGTGCCCGGCAAGTCATCCGGAAGCCAGTTTTATATTGTACAAGGTGGAGATGCCATCCCGGAAATCATCTTAAACGACCAAGAACAACAAGTTCGGGAGCAAACGGGCATAAAGACCTTCCATTATTCCCAAGAAGCCCGCCAGCATTACCTACGTGAAGGCGGTGCGCCATGGTTAGACCTACAATATACTTGTTTTGGCGAAGTGGTTTCTGGTCTTGATGCTCTGGATCGCTTGGCACACTTAGAGACCCCCCGAACCACAAACGAAATACTCAACGAACCAAGCCTTTTAGATCGCCCAAAGCAAATCCAAAAGGCCAAAATGACCATAAAAATGCTGGAACAACCACCCAAATTACCCCAAAGAACAAACAAAAAAGCCCGACCAAATTGA
- the recJ gene encoding single-stranded-DNA-specific exonuclease RecJ — MKYRWLLPQPEHSHLVQALCDQLNGLPPALGRVLSLRGIETYDEAKRFFRPSLDDLHDPFLMKDMDVAAERLQKAILQGEKVVVYGDYDVDGTTATALMVSFLRQHGLDTEFFIPDRYADGYGLCFRGIDFAAFRGATLLISLDCGITGHAAADYCREKGIDLVICDHHNAEEAIPDALAVLDPKRPDCNYPFKELTGCGVGFKLIQATLSKLGSPRDEAWEYLDLVALAIASDIVPILGENRLLMYEGLRRIQTNPRIGLRMLALQGGQDLTACSTSQIVFGIGPRINAAGRMGDAAEAVELMIATNHDRALKQAQRLEKLNGERRLMDTKTFEEAVQLMESRASTCTQHAIVLHHSGWHLGVIGIVASRLVERFYRPTVLLTTANGMAKGSARSVQGYSIYDAIRSCDHLLSKFGGHAFAAGLTLPESNLQAFTEALNEVVSKTIQPNQLKAEIVVDAPLYLKDITPRFKRILEQFGPFGPQNRQPVFIGQSVHVKSQPTLVGRDGHLKFQVQQGKNGETSPTFDVIGFGLHALYPTVRESLQHGKPLDMLFTIDENTFMGQTSFQLRAKDLKLADTV; from the coding sequence ATGAAGTACCGCTGGTTGTTACCCCAACCGGAGCATTCTCATCTGGTTCAGGCATTGTGCGACCAACTAAATGGCCTGCCGCCTGCACTAGGAAGGGTGCTTTCGTTACGGGGAATTGAGACCTATGATGAGGCAAAGCGCTTTTTTCGCCCATCCTTAGATGACCTGCACGACCCGTTCCTAATGAAAGACATGGATGTGGCTGCAGAACGTCTCCAAAAGGCCATATTACAGGGAGAAAAGGTGGTGGTATATGGCGACTACGACGTTGACGGGACAACCGCAACCGCACTGATGGTCAGTTTTCTTCGTCAACATGGCTTGGATACCGAGTTTTTTATTCCAGATCGCTATGCCGATGGATATGGACTTTGTTTTAGAGGCATTGACTTTGCCGCTTTCAGAGGGGCAACCTTGCTGATTTCGTTGGATTGTGGCATTACAGGACATGCGGCGGCGGATTATTGCCGCGAAAAAGGAATTGATTTGGTGATTTGTGACCATCACAATGCCGAAGAAGCCATTCCTGATGCCTTAGCTGTATTGGATCCTAAACGTCCAGATTGCAACTACCCGTTCAAAGAACTTACCGGATGTGGCGTTGGGTTTAAGCTCATTCAGGCGACACTCAGTAAGTTGGGAAGCCCACGAGACGAAGCTTGGGAGTATTTAGATTTGGTGGCCTTGGCTATTGCATCGGACATTGTGCCCATTCTGGGCGAGAACCGTTTGTTGATGTACGAAGGCTTGCGGCGTATCCAGACCAACCCACGCATTGGACTACGCATGTTGGCTTTGCAAGGTGGGCAAGACCTAACGGCATGTTCTACCTCCCAAATCGTTTTTGGAATCGGGCCACGCATCAATGCTGCCGGAAGAATGGGGGACGCTGCCGAGGCCGTAGAACTCATGATTGCAACAAACCACGACCGCGCCTTGAAACAAGCACAGCGCCTTGAGAAACTGAATGGCGAACGTAGGCTCATGGATACCAAGACCTTTGAAGAAGCGGTTCAGTTAATGGAAAGCCGTGCTTCTACTTGCACACAACATGCCATCGTCCTCCACCATTCAGGCTGGCACTTGGGCGTTATTGGCATTGTGGCAAGCCGGCTTGTAGAACGCTTTTACCGGCCTACCGTTTTGCTCACAACGGCAAATGGCATGGCAAAGGGGTCTGCAAGAAGTGTGCAAGGATACAGTATTTATGACGCAATACGGTCTTGTGACCATCTTCTCTCTAAGTTTGGAGGCCATGCGTTTGCAGCCGGTCTTACCCTACCCGAATCCAACCTACAAGCCTTTACCGAGGCGCTTAACGAGGTTGTCAGCAAGACTATCCAACCGAACCAATTGAAAGCCGAAATTGTGGTGGATGCACCGCTTTATTTAAAGGACATCACCCCTCGGTTTAAGCGGATTCTGGAACAATTTGGACCATTTGGGCCACAAAACCGCCAACCTGTGTTTATCGGACAAAGCGTTCACGTAAAATCTCAACCCACGTTGGTAGGACGTGACGGCCACCTCAAGTTTCAGGTACAACAGGGGAAAAATGGGGAAACGTCTCCCACGTTTGATGTGATCGGCTTTGGGCTACATGCGCTTTATCCCACCGTTCGCGAGAGCCTACAACACGGGAAGCCCTTGGACATGCTGTTTACGATTGATGAAAATACGTTTATGGGGCAGACGTCTTTCCAACTCCGTGCAAAAGACCTGAAGTTAGCCGACACCGTATAG
- a CDS encoding acyl carrier protein: MSTIRNQVLSIIIDKLGVDDADVTDDASFTNDLGADSLDTVELIMELEKAFNISIPDGDAEQIATVGDAVSYIEGRVNA, from the coding sequence ATGTCAACCATCAGAAATCAAGTTTTGTCCATCATCATTGACAAATTGGGTGTGGACGATGCCGATGTCACCGATGACGCATCTTTCACCAATGACTTGGGTGCAGATTCTTTGGACACCGTAGAATTGATCATGGAACTTGAAAAAGCTTTCAACATCTCTATTCCCGATGGGGATGCAGAACAAATCGCAACGGTCGGAGATGCGGTAAGCTATATTGAAGGCCGCGTTAATGCCTAA
- a CDS encoding phosphatidylserine/phosphatidylglycerophosphate/cardiolipin synthase family protein, protein MNKIRTTLFLGLIWLIPCMSQPNCPVDAPIKNDESVFYQIVPGPHQVRLVDDGALAMQLRLDMIERAHCFILLEYIIYYTDEAGRMVAQALIEKKRKHPHVRIRLLLDAPPPVWVMLDDYHVSQLIKNGIEVRYYNPGWNLRTVTHRNHRKLFMTEQEAITGGRNIGNHYFDLSDAFNFDDREIWLKGPGLRALAEVFEVYWHARPVKTPKWPLPPDPHAMSREPLFIDETQETGLFWPPTDGGIVDKTRFLELQAAYTEKKNRALDFITPNDRDRFLKTRIYEIASLQSPNEPTFLVDTLSFISDHPDFHHPNANVTGLAAYPFMRTARDSVWLENGYFIPQKAEKRMIRELLANNVQVRLLTNSRASTNEFAPNTLTQWRAKELGRSGLKTWLYFGKIPTIFLPDTTFSKNAVWTTHAKTILVDNRDTWIGTMNFDPRSIRRLNAEMSIIVHNNPVFAQHVSSHIYERLAQARPMNLYGPDARERLKSAKQWFKVLFLHFGVAVAESQF, encoded by the coding sequence ATGAATAAAATACGCACCACCCTGTTTTTGGGGTTGATCTGGCTGATCCCTTGTATGAGCCAGCCCAACTGCCCGGTTGACGCGCCCATCAAGAACGACGAATCCGTTTTTTACCAAATAGTCCCCGGTCCACACCAAGTCCGATTGGTGGATGACGGCGCTTTGGCCATGCAATTGCGTTTAGACATGATTGAGCGGGCACACTGTTTCATCCTCTTGGAATACATTATTTACTATACCGACGAAGCGGGAAGAATGGTGGCGCAGGCATTGATCGAAAAAAAGCGAAAGCATCCCCACGTCCGAATCCGGCTCTTATTGGATGCTCCACCACCCGTTTGGGTGATGTTGGACGATTATCACGTCTCCCAACTAATTAAAAACGGGATTGAGGTGCGGTACTACAATCCCGGTTGGAACCTCCGCACGGTGACGCACCGCAACCATCGTAAGCTGTTTATGACCGAGCAAGAAGCCATCACGGGTGGCCGGAATATTGGCAATCACTACTTTGATTTAAGCGATGCCTTCAATTTTGACGACCGTGAGATTTGGCTAAAAGGCCCCGGACTTCGGGCCTTGGCCGAGGTTTTTGAGGTGTATTGGCACGCAAGGCCGGTAAAGACACCCAAGTGGCCGCTCCCGCCCGATCCTCACGCCATGAGCAGAGAGCCGCTTTTTATAGACGAGACGCAGGAGACAGGGCTATTTTGGCCGCCAACGGATGGTGGAATAGTGGATAAAACCCGTTTTTTAGAACTTCAGGCCGCTTACACGGAGAAAAAAAATCGAGCTTTAGATTTTATTACCCCAAACGACCGAGACCGCTTTTTAAAAACCCGTATTTATGAGATTGCATCTTTACAGAGTCCGAACGAACCTACTTTTCTGGTAGATACCTTGTCGTTCATCTCGGATCATCCTGATTTTCATCATCCCAATGCAAATGTTACCGGGCTTGCAGCCTATCCGTTTATGCGCACTGCCAGAGACAGTGTTTGGTTGGAAAATGGGTATTTTATCCCTCAAAAAGCCGAAAAACGCATGATTCGGGAATTATTGGCCAACAACGTGCAAGTTCGGCTCCTCACAAATAGCAGGGCCTCTACCAACGAATTTGCACCCAATACCCTCACCCAATGGCGGGCAAAAGAATTGGGACGAAGTGGTTTAAAAACATGGCTTTACTTTGGCAAAATCCCAACCATTTTTTTGCCAGACACTACATTTTCGAAAAACGCTGTGTGGACAACCCATGCGAAGACGATTTTGGTGGACAACCGCGATACTTGGATTGGAACCATGAACTTTGATCCTCGATCCATACGCCGACTGAATGCAGAAATGAGCATTATTGTACACAACAATCCCGTTTTTGCCCAGCATGTAAGTTCGCATATTTACGAACGTTTGGCGCAGGCACGTCCGATGAACCTATATGGCCCAGATGCCCGCGAGCGCCTAAAATCGGCCAAACAATGGTTTAAAGTGCTGTTTTTGCATTTTGGTGTCGCCGTCGCAGAAAGCCAGTTCTAA
- a CDS encoding acetoacetate--CoA ligase: MVSDTPPVLWQPNAKTIEQANITQYIRWLAIHKGLLFDDYDALWAWSVAEIPTFWAFLAEYFNVRFHQPYQQVCSEHEMPDTTWFEGSTLNYAEHVFRQRTAAHPALVFRNESGEGYEVSWEELAQAVSRLADWLVEQGIGIGDCVAAYLPTVPEATIGFLAASSIGAVWSSCSPDFGAESVVERFQQIAPKVLLATTKAQYGGKIFDKTEVVQGLINALPSVKNVLLLSENKANWPTPSTTWRAVMVRPIKELNFRPVPFSHPIWVLYSSGTTGPPKAIAHSHGGTLLEHLKYLTFHNDVKPGERFFWYTTTGWMMWNFVQASLLAGATAVLYDGSPAFPDLNSLWKMAASLRINHFGTSAPFIMACRKDGLSPRERYNLSGLRSVSSTGSPLPPEGFAWLSEHLKPDVWPISMSGGTDVCSAFVGGVPLKPVYLGEIQRRALGCALYAFDEAGLTVSEAVGEMVIIRPMPSMPVFFWNDPDKKRYRESYFEVFEGVWRHGDWVKLTSRNTVVILGRSDATLNRDGVRIGTAEVYRALEQVPEVKDALVVFKEATATSPSFMPLFVVLAEGANLDESLQAQICQVLRKTYSPRHIPDAIFAVPEIPYTISGKKMETPIKKMLMGIPAEKAAHKGAMRNPASLAFFAEWVDQYASNSEKPR; encoded by the coding sequence ATGGTTTCTGATACCCCTCCGGTTTTGTGGCAACCAAATGCCAAAACCATCGAACAGGCCAATATCACTCAGTATATCCGTTGGCTTGCGATCCACAAAGGTTTGTTATTCGACGATTATGACGCACTCTGGGCATGGTCGGTGGCGGAAATTCCCACATTTTGGGCATTTTTGGCAGAATATTTTAATGTCCGGTTTCATCAACCTTATCAACAGGTATGCTCCGAGCATGAGATGCCAGATACAACTTGGTTTGAAGGCAGTACCTTGAACTATGCCGAGCATGTTTTCCGACAACGAACAGCGGCGCATCCGGCCCTTGTTTTTAGGAACGAAAGCGGGGAAGGCTACGAGGTTTCTTGGGAGGAGTTGGCGCAGGCCGTTTCTCGGTTGGCGGATTGGTTGGTGGAGCAAGGGATTGGTATTGGAGACTGTGTGGCGGCCTATTTGCCTACGGTTCCGGAGGCAACCATCGGCTTTTTGGCGGCATCTTCGATTGGTGCAGTATGGAGCAGCTGTTCACCGGATTTTGGGGCCGAAAGTGTGGTGGAGCGGTTCCAGCAAATTGCCCCAAAAGTGCTTTTGGCGACCACAAAGGCGCAATATGGCGGAAAAATCTTTGACAAAACCGAAGTTGTTCAGGGGTTAATCAACGCGCTTCCATCTGTCAAAAATGTGCTATTGTTGTCGGAAAACAAGGCCAATTGGCCTACGCCCTCCACCACTTGGCGGGCCGTTATGGTGCGTCCGATAAAAGAATTGAATTTCCGTCCTGTCCCATTTTCGCACCCCATCTGGGTTTTGTATTCATCGGGTACGACAGGGCCTCCAAAGGCGATTGCCCATTCGCATGGTGGGACGTTGTTGGAACACCTCAAATACCTGACGTTCCACAATGACGTTAAGCCCGGCGAACGCTTTTTTTGGTACACCACCACAGGATGGATGATGTGGAACTTTGTGCAAGCGTCCTTGTTGGCGGGTGCAACAGCCGTTTTGTATGATGGAAGCCCCGCCTTTCCAGACTTGAACAGCCTTTGGAAAATGGCGGCATCGCTAAGGATTAATCATTTTGGGACAAGTGCACCTTTTATTATGGCTTGCAGGAAAGATGGTCTCTCACCACGAGAAAGGTACAATCTCAGCGGTTTGCGCTCGGTCAGTTCTACGGGTTCGCCGCTGCCGCCGGAGGGTTTCGCATGGCTTTCCGAGCATCTGAAGCCTGATGTTTGGCCTATTTCGATGAGTGGGGGGACCGACGTCTGCTCGGCTTTTGTGGGTGGCGTCCCGCTTAAACCTGTATATTTGGGCGAGATCCAACGGCGGGCTTTGGGTTGTGCCCTTTATGCGTTTGATGAAGCAGGATTGACCGTTAGCGAGGCCGTAGGCGAAATGGTCATTATCCGCCCGATGCCCTCTATGCCCGTATTTTTTTGGAACGACCCTGACAAAAAAAGGTATCGGGAAAGTTATTTCGAGGTCTTCGAGGGGGTATGGCGGCATGGCGATTGGGTAAAACTGACGTCGCGGAATACGGTTGTGATCTTAGGCCGCTCGGATGCGACGCTGAACCGAGACGGGGTTCGGATTGGAACTGCCGAGGTCTATCGGGCATTGGAGCAAGTGCCGGAGGTGAAGGATGCTTTGGTGGTTTTTAAGGAGGCAACGGCTACAAGTCCTTCGTTTATGCCGCTCTTTGTGGTACTCGCGGAAGGAGCCAACTTAGACGAGAGCCTTCAGGCACAGATTTGCCAGGTTTTGCGAAAAACGTATTCGCCCCGCCATATCCCAGATGCCATTTTTGCGGTTCCAGAAATCCCTTATACCATAAGCGGGAAAAAAATGGAAACGCCCATAAAAAAAATGTTAATGGGCATACCAGCCGAAAAAGCCGCACACAAAGGAGCCATGCGCAATCCCGCGTCCCTTGCTTTTTTTGCTGAATGGGTGGATCAATACGCTTCAAATTCCGAAAAACCACGTTAG
- the queG gene encoding tRNA epoxyqueuosine(34) reductase QueG has product MTQHRQALANALKQEALRLGFSACGISEAACLDEEARRLEAWLKAGHHASMRWMEGHFDKRTDPRKLVEGAKTVISVVHTYYQPIERPKDIEIGKISRYAWGDDYHEVLKDKLLHLYHWLEEQAGEVNGRAFVDSAPVMDKVWAARSGLGWIGKNTNLISRKLGSFFFIGELIVDVALPPDSPLPDYCGSCTRCIDACPTDAIHPQGFVQSEKCISYWTIEHRGEGTTNTLSQQFDGWIFGCDVCQEICPWNKFKKYNTEPRFDAREGMADSTVREWMELDLEAFRRRFKGNPIKRAKYEGFRRNLLWALKDRDTF; this is encoded by the coding sequence ATGACGCAGCATCGCCAAGCACTTGCAAATGCCCTCAAACAGGAAGCGCTCCGGCTTGGATTCTCGGCGTGCGGAATTTCTGAGGCCGCTTGTTTAGATGAAGAAGCCCGTAGGTTGGAGGCATGGCTAAAGGCCGGACACCATGCAAGTATGCGTTGGATGGAGGGGCATTTTGATAAACGTACCGATCCCCGGAAATTGGTTGAAGGCGCAAAAACGGTCATCTCTGTCGTACATACCTACTACCAACCCATAGAAAGACCAAAGGATATCGAGATCGGAAAAATCAGCCGTTATGCTTGGGGGGACGATTACCACGAGGTGCTTAAGGACAAACTTCTACACTTATACCACTGGCTGGAAGAGCAAGCAGGTGAAGTAAACGGACGGGCATTTGTAGATTCTGCTCCTGTGATGGACAAAGTCTGGGCAGCCCGTAGCGGTCTGGGCTGGATTGGTAAGAATACAAACCTCATTTCTCGGAAACTCGGCTCTTTTTTCTTTATTGGGGAGTTGATTGTGGATGTGGCACTGCCGCCAGATAGCCCCTTGCCAGACTATTGCGGCTCTTGTACCCGTTGCATAGACGCTTGCCCCACCGATGCCATCCACCCGCAAGGGTTTGTACAGTCCGAAAAGTGCATTTCTTATTGGACAATTGAACATCGAGGAGAGGGCACAACAAATACGCTCTCGCAGCAATTCGACGGTTGGATTTTTGGATGCGATGTCTGCCAAGAGATATGCCCTTGGAATAAGTTCAAAAAATACAATACCGAGCCAAGGTTTGATGCACGTGAGGGCATGGCAGATAGCACCGTTCGGGAGTGGATGGAGTTGGACTTGGAGGCGTTTCGGAGGCGCTTTAAAGGCAATCCCATCAAACGCGCCAAATACGAAGGCTTCCGCCGGAACCTACTCTGGGCCTTAAAAGATAGAGATACCTTTTGA
- a CDS encoding rhodanese-like domain-containing protein has product MKRLIFGVALILAAVPFCCGQEISWRMITQLVRSTFPEAKQLSTSQLAAWLANPKESQPVLLDARNQDEFGVSHLQTAIHINPELVDFSTLHLAKDTPIVVYCSVGYRSAKVVSRMQKAGFSNVQNLEGSIFKWKNEGHPVYRNGQEVQEVHPYDQAWGVLLRRPFRAYKPRN; this is encoded by the coding sequence ATGAAACGTCTGATTTTCGGAGTCGCCCTGATCTTAGCAGCGGTTCCATTTTGTTGCGGACAAGAAATTTCTTGGCGCATGATCACGCAATTGGTGCGTTCCACTTTCCCAGAGGCCAAACAGTTGTCCACGTCCCAGTTGGCTGCTTGGTTGGCGAATCCCAAAGAAAGTCAACCTGTTCTTTTAGACGCTCGAAATCAAGATGAATTTGGCGTAAGTCATCTTCAAACAGCAATTCATATCAATCCGGAGTTGGTGGACTTTTCCACTTTGCATCTCGCAAAAGATACGCCTATTGTGGTGTATTGCTCGGTGGGGTATCGGTCTGCAAAAGTGGTTAGCCGAATGCAAAAAGCGGGCTTTTCTAATGTGCAGAACTTAGAAGGGTCTATCTTTAAGTGGAAAAACGAGGGGCATCCGGTGTATCGAAACGGGCAAGAAGTTCAAGAGGTGCATCCTTACGATCAAGCATGGGGTGTATTGCTTAGGCGGCCTTTTCGAGCCTATAAGCCGAGAAATTGA